A single region of the Agromyces sp. Leaf222 genome encodes:
- a CDS encoding carbohydrate ABC transporter permease translates to MTVTAPPVPVDAVPSGRRRPEGRRASRVNAGQSRFGFVFVSGYTLLLLAFGLLPTLYALYLSFTRNGAFVGFDNFARVMGDYRFLPAVGHVALYVLYWLVSLIVLVVVLAIVVHGIRVRWLGNTARFLFYIPGAIAGASSVLLWLFVLDPSVSPVSALLHAMGYESLVNVVAVGNLPVVFTVIAFWAGAGSWIVIMYGALNNIPVEVMEAARIDGAGPVQTAWYIQLPMLTKWISYMGVMSLAAGTQLFVEPKILAQATKNVVPEDYSLNQLAYLYAFRQGDFSGSAAISVLLLVVALGLSAIFIFRGKLFERD, encoded by the coding sequence GTGACCGTCACCGCACCTCCGGTTCCGGTCGACGCCGTCCCCTCGGGGCGGCGTCGGCCGGAGGGCCGGCGCGCGTCTCGCGTGAACGCGGGGCAGTCGCGCTTCGGCTTCGTCTTCGTCAGCGGGTACACCCTGCTGCTGCTGGCCTTCGGCCTGCTTCCCACGCTCTACGCGCTCTACCTCTCGTTCACGCGCAACGGCGCCTTCGTCGGCTTCGACAACTTCGCCCGCGTGATGGGGGACTACCGGTTCCTGCCGGCCGTCGGGCACGTCGCCCTCTACGTGCTGTACTGGCTGGTCAGCCTCATCGTGCTGGTCGTCGTGCTCGCGATCGTCGTGCACGGCATCCGGGTGCGCTGGCTCGGAAACACGGCCCGCTTCCTCTTCTACATCCCGGGCGCCATCGCAGGTGCCTCGAGCGTGCTGCTCTGGCTGTTCGTGCTCGACCCGTCGGTCAGCCCGGTGTCGGCACTGCTGCACGCCATGGGCTACGAGTCGCTCGTCAACGTGGTCGCGGTCGGCAACCTGCCGGTCGTCTTCACGGTCATCGCCTTCTGGGCCGGAGCCGGCTCCTGGATCGTCATCATGTACGGGGCGCTCAACAACATCCCCGTCGAGGTCATGGAGGCCGCCCGCATCGACGGCGCCGGCCCGGTGCAGACGGCGTGGTACATCCAGCTGCCGATGCTCACCAAGTGGATCAGCTACATGGGCGTCATGTCGCTCGCCGCAGGCACCCAGCTCTTCGTCGAGCCGAAGATCCTCGCGCAGGCGACCAAGAACGTCGTGCCCGAGGACTACTCGCTCAACCAGCTCGCCTACCTCTACGCCTTCCGACAGGGCGACTTCTCGGGCTCGGCGGCCATCTCGGTGCTGCTGCTCGTGGTCGCACTGGGGCTCTCGGCGATCTTCATCTTCCGCGGAAAGTTGTTCGAACGTGACTGA